In Vigna unguiculata cultivar IT97K-499-35 chromosome 3, ASM411807v1, whole genome shotgun sequence, a single genomic region encodes these proteins:
- the LOC114179911 gene encoding hemiasterlin resistant protein 1-like — MARRSSGGRSARPAPRAAPRPAPQPVHNAPPPAPAPSGGGGMLSGIGSTIAQGMAFGTGSAVAHRAVDAVMGPRTIQHETVVSEAAAAPTPAANSFGSDACNIHTKAFQDCINSYGNDISKCQFYMDMLAECRKNSGASLSA, encoded by the exons ATGGCTCGCCGTAGTTCTGGTG gaaGATCTGCCCGTCCTGCACCTCGTGCAGCACCTCGCCCTGCACCTCAGCCAG TTCACAATGCTCCTCCTCCAGCCCCTGCTCcgagtggtggtggtggtatgCTTAGCGGCATTGGCTCAACCATTGCTCAAG GCATGGCATTTGGCACCGGAAGTGCAGTAGCACACAGAGCTGTGGATGCAGTTATGGGTCCTCGTACCATTCAACATGAAACAGTTGTCAGTGAGGCTGCTGCTGCACCCACACCCGCTGCAAATTCGTTTGGAAGCGATGCATGCAATATCCATACAAAGGCATTCCAAGAT TGCATAAACAGCTATGGAAACGACATTAGCAAGTGCCAGTTTTACATGGATATGCTGGCAGAATGCAGGAAGAACTCTGGAGCTTCGTTGAGTGCGTAA